Proteins encoded in a region of the Pelmatolapia mariae isolate MD_Pm_ZW linkage group LG16_19, Pm_UMD_F_2, whole genome shotgun sequence genome:
- the LOC134645885 gene encoding probable ribonuclease ZC3H12C — protein MGLKDHLEDGTGHILSPGLDLDYLHVEGAERQAGNLGAGVTVKSSNTVVSRGISSIIHSSSSSSCSNFSEESAISDSEDERLQTGSGSDSKTLHHDQLHLHQREESSVFQPVRLDLAPNTSPGDPPETSLTDPITHCRTKVEFALKLGYPEELVLLVLRKLGPDALINDILGELVKLGTKIEMDQKGGQAVSQSPSSSLSSSVASTSNSSLDSSRLLCPSHLLEDKENLRPVVVDGSNVAMSHGNKEVFSCQGIKLAVDWFLERGHRDITVFVPAWRKEQSRPDALITDQEILRRLEKEKILVFTPSRRVQGRRVVCYDDRFIVKLAYESDGIIVSNDNYRDLANEKPEWKKFIDERLLMYSFVNDKFMPPDDPLGRHGPSLENFLRKRPVIPEHRKQPCPYGKKCTYGHKCKFYHPERGSQPQRAVADELRASAKISSVASRGLLEHALMAKSQKNGQSEGMAEAQLIRDTGKNQPNRSLQSSFSELSEDKTQISSKVEEQRRNSSSSGSCSNNIVGHPAPGGPPSSGHLERWEHPDGSTGGSSGIAGASGPNKAESYYRCSSPVVGYNSLVKAYSGLSLVVPQTPESFFPGELGTSSLASDCSSEGSVSSDSFSPDLVLDDSPKCHHHHPHHHHHHYSGQYPHQASCVSSSLSQHSPRGYVHPQGLWRQRDFGIVDTPASVTSHVSPRHVNTASVYIQPQQQLQLLANFPGEPCHPQHPPQTPTAHARSQSFPRSHNTVGSLWPEHGLQERVCEGSPVHFRRNYSVRTQQPQHQQNWDPNYEPPPKPYYDLFSYKSFPQVHGHSPWGQQVHSSPHGLLIPGLPSLSQQSLPSVPTHKSHMPSATQHTKPTALGRYQDLRERVFVNLCGIFPPDLVRMVMTRNPHVTDAQELAAAILMEKSQHSS, from the exons ATGGGCCTGAAGGACCATCTGGAGGATGGGACAGGCCACATCCTCAGCCCAGGGCTGGATCTGGACTACCTACACGTGGAAGGTGCTGAACGGCAGGCTGGGAATTTAGGAGCGGGTGTCACTGTTAAAAGCAGCAATACTGTTGTTAGCAGAGGCATTAGCTCTATCATTCATTCAAGCAGCAGTAGCAGTTGCAGTAACTTTTCTGAAGAGAGTGCTATCTCTGACAGTGAAGATGAAAGGCTTCAGACTgggtctggttctgactctaaAACACTGCACCACGATCAGCTTCACCTACACCAAAGGGAGGAGTCCTCAGTCTTTCAGCCAGTCAGGCTGGACCTGGCACCAAATACGTCTCCTGGAGACCCCCCGGAAACATCTTTGACTGACCCCATCACACACTGCCGCACGAAGGTGGAGTTCGCACTCAAACTAGGCTACCCCGAAGAGCTAGTGTTGCTGGTCCTGAGGAAACTAGGCCCTGACGCACTTATCAATGATATACTGGGAGAGCTGGTTAAACTGGGAACCAAAATAGAGATGGATCAGAAAGGAGGTCAAGCTGTCTCACAGTCTCCCTCGTCCTCTTTGTCCTCCTCGGTGGCCTCCACCTCCAACTCCTCTCTGGATTCTTCTCGGCTACTGTGTCCATCCCACCTActagaagacaaagaaaacctgCGACCTGTTGTTGTGGATGGAAGCAATGTAGCCATGAG TCATGGGAACAAGGAAGTTTTTTCCTGCCAAGGTATCAAGCTAGCAGTTGATTGGTTCTTGGAGCGAGGCCACCGTGACATCACAGTTTTTGTCCCTGCTTGGAGAAAGGAGCAGTCGCGACCTGATGCTCTTATCACAG ACCAAGAGATCCTGCGGCGTCTGGAGAAAGAAAAGATCTTGGTTTTCACTCCATCGCGACGCGTTCAGGGACGTCGTGTGGTTTGCTACGATGACAGATTCATCGTCAAACTGGCCTACGAGTCAGATGGTATAATTGTTTCAAACGACAACTACCGTGATTTAGCGAATGAGAAGCCAGAGTGGAAGAAATTTATAGATGAGCGCCTGCTGATGTACTCGTTTGTAAATGACAA aTTCATGCCACCTGATGACCCGCTGGGACGCCATGGACCTAGTCTTGAGAATTTCTTGAGAAAGAGGCCTGTTATTCCTGAACATAGAAAGCAGCCATGTCCTTAtg GAAAAAAGTGCACATATGGCCACAAGTGCAAGTTTTATCACCCTGAAAGGGGTAGTCAGCCCCAGCGAGCTGTGGCAGATGAACTCCGTGCCAGTGCCAAAATTTCATCAGTAGCTTCAAGAGGCCTGCTGGAACATGCCCTGATGGCGAAGAGCCAAAAAAATGGTCAATCAGAAGGAATGGCTGAGGCGCAGCTGATTCGGGATACCGGAAAAAACCAGCCAAATCGGAGCCttcagagctccttcagtgagcTCTCGGAGGACAAAACTCAGATCAGTTCCAAAGTGGAGGAACAGAggagaaacagcagcagtagTGGCAGCTGTAGCAATAACATTGTAGGACATCCTGCTCCAGGGGGACCGCCTTCATCGGGACATCTGGAAAGGTGGGAACACCCTGACGGAAGTACTGGAGGCAGCTCCGGTATTGCCGGGGCTTCAGGACCAAACAAAGCCGAATCTTATTACAGATGCAGTTCTCCAGTGGTGGGCTACAACTCTCTGGTAAAGGCTTATTCAGGACTCAGTCTTGTAGTGCCACAGACTCCTGAATCCTTCTTTCCAGGTGAGCTCGGCACAAGTTCACTGGCTTCAGATTGTAGCAGTGAAGGCAGTGTCAGCTCAGATTCTTTCTCTCCTGACCTCGTGTTAGATGATAGCCCCAAGTGCCATCACCATCATCCacaccaccatcatcaccacTACTCTGGCCAGTACCCCCACCAGGCAAGCTGTGTGTCTTCTAGTCTGAGCCAGCATTCCCCTCGTGGCTATGTCCATCCTCAAGGACTTTGGAGACAACGTGATTTTGGCATAGTAGATACTCCAGCATCTGTCACCTCTCACGTTTCGCCACGTCACGTCAACACCGCTTCCGTCTACATCCAACCCCAGCAACAGCTTCAGCTGCTCGCCAATTTTCCAGGGGAACCATGTCATCCACAACATCCACCCCAAACACCCACAGCTCACGCCCGGTCTCAGAGCTTCCCTCGCAGCCACAATACGGTGGGCTCCCTTTGGCCGGAACATGGGCTTCAGGAGAGAGTGTGTGAAGGCTCACCAGTTCATTTTAGAAGAAACTACTCTGTGCGAACCCAACAACCGCAGCACCAGCAGAACTGGGACCCTAATTATGAGCCACCCCCTAAGCCTTACTATGATCTGTTTTCCTATAAGAGTTTTCCACAAGTCCATGGACACTCTCCTTGGGGCCAGCAAGTTCATTCATCACCACATGGCCTTTTAATACCAGGTCTTCCGTCGCTTTCGCAGCAGTCTCTTCCATCTGTCCCTACCCACAAGAGCCACATGCCCTCAGCAACCCAGCACACAAAGCCAACTGCCTTGGGTCGATACCAGGACCTTAGGGAGAGGGTGTTTGTTAACTTGTGCGGCATCTTCCCTCCAGATTTGGTGAGGATGGTAATGACCAGGAACCCACATGTGACGGATGCTCAGGAGCTTGCAGCTGCCATTTTAATGGAGAAGTCACAGCACAGTTCTTGA